The following coding sequences lie in one Rutidosis leptorrhynchoides isolate AG116_Rl617_1_P2 chromosome 4, CSIRO_AGI_Rlap_v1, whole genome shotgun sequence genomic window:
- the LOC139844906 gene encoding translocon at the outer membrane of chloroplasts 64-like: MASSAAPNLWVLLGLSLAGILLMAKKFKKVIKVDFGAFVNKFEILPPPPPAPPKAPHPLTGLTFAVSDIFDINGYVTGFGNPDWERTHESALQTSAVVSALVDGGATCVGKTVVDEMSFGVSGENRHYGTPTNPVAPARIPGGSCSGAAVAVAAKLVDFSLGVDTVGGVRQPAGHCGILGFRPSYGAVSHVGIIPVSASLDTVGWFANDPSILRRVGQVLLQVPLAVQRNPRNVIIADDCFQLSKVPVDRLTQVVIRSTESLFGKQVLKHENLGDYIASKVPSLKALDSKKSNGDVKLSSLRSLANMMQLIRRNEFNHNHFEWINSVKPALDPLISAQVQERLELAEKDVENFRSVKGELRSALSDLLKDDGVLVIPTVSSPPPKLGAKELLSEDYLLNEFSLTGLASISGCCQATVPLGLYENYPVSVSFIARHGGDRVLLDTLHTMYASLQKKADEAGKSKSSNDDVTKEASADMAKEKGNNAFKAKNWQKAIGFYTEAIKLNNNNATYFNNRAAAYLELGSFIQAEADCSKAIALDKKNVKAYLRRGTAREMLGYYKEAIEDFRYALILEPTNKRAAMSADRLTKLFQ, from the exons ATGGCATCATCAGCAGCACCTAACTTATGGGTGCTACTGGGTTTAAGTTTAGCCGGAATCTTATTAATGGCTAAAAAATTTAAAAAAGTTATAAAAGTTGATTTTGGGGCGTTCGTTAACAAGTTTGAAATTCTACCACCGCCTCCGCCGGCGCCACCCAAAGCTCCTCACCCCCTCACCGGCCTCACCTTTGCTGTCTCTGATAT ATTTGATATCAATGGGTATGTAACCGGATTTGGGAATCCAGACTGGGAAAGAACACATGAATCTGCTTTACAGACGTCTGCCGTTGTTTCAGCTCTTGTAGATGGAGGAGCAACTTGCGTTGGAAAAACTGTGGTGGATGAAATGTCATTTGG TGTGAGTGGAGAAAATAGACACTATGGTACACCAACCAATCCGGTTGCTCCTGCAAGAATACCCGGAGGTTCATGTAGTGGAGCAGCTGTTGCTGTTGCTGCAAAACTTGTTGATTTCTCTTTAG GTGTTGATACTGTTGGTGGGGTGAGGCAACCTGCTGGACATTGTGGCATTCTTGGTTTtcggccatcatatggtgctgtttCTCATGTGGGAATTATTCCCGTCTCAGCAAGTTTGGACACTGTTG GATGGTTTGCCAATGATCCCAGTATATTACGCCGTGTCGGACAAGTGTTGCTACAAGTGCCACTTGCAGTCCAACGTAACCCTAGGAATGTCATTATTGCTGATGATTGTTTTCAATTATCAAAAGTTCCTGTTGATCGGCTGACCCAGGTTGTAATCAGATCAACCGAGAGTCTATTTGGAA AGCAAGTTTTGAAGCATGAGAATCTTGGTGATTACATTGCTTCCAAAGTTCCAAGCCTGAAAGCACTTGATTCTAAAAAGTCAAATGGTGATGTTAAGCTCTCATCTCTAAGGTCACTTGCTAACATGATGCAGTTAATAAGAAG GAACGAATTCAACCATAATCACTTTGAATGGATTAACTCAGTGAAGCCCGCTTTAGATCCCCTTATCTCCGCTCAGGTACAAGAGAGGTTGGAATTAGCAGAGAAGGATGTAGAGAATTTTCGTTCCGTTAAAGGCGAACTAAGATCGGCTTTAAGCGACCTATTGAAG GATGATGGAGTCCTTGTGATCCCTACCGTTTCCAGTCCTCCTCCCAAACTTGGCGCTAAAGAGCTCTTATCTGAAGACTATCTTCTGAACGAATTTTCACTCACGGGGTTAGCAAGCATCTCAGGTTGCTGTCAG GCGACGGTACCATTAGGATTGTATGAGAACTACCCTGTTTCTGTGTCTTTCATTGCAAGACATGGGGGTGATCGGGTTCTGCTAGATACACTTCATACGATGTATGCGTCTCTCCAAAAGAAAGCTGATGAAGCTGGAAAGTCAAAATCATCTAATGATGATGTCACCAAGGAAGCCTCGGCTGATATGGCAAAAGAAAAG GGAAACAATGCATTCAAAGCAAAAAATTGGCAGAAGGCTATCGGGTTCTATACAGAAGCCATTAAACTGAACAACAACAACGCAACATATTTTAATAACAGAGCTGCAGCATACTTGGAACTGGGAAG TTTTATTCAAGCTGAAGCAGATTGTAGCAAAGCTATCGCTCTCGACAAAAAG AATGTGAAAGCGTACTTGAGGAGAGGCACTGCACGGGAGATGCTTGGATACTATAAAGAGGCAATCGAAG ATTTTCGGTATGCGCTTATTCTAGAGCCAACCAATAAACGAGCAGCAATGTCCGCTGATAGGCTAACAAAATTATTTCAGTAG